From the genome of Desertifilum tharense IPPAS B-1220:
AGAAACAGTAATTCAACCCTTGGTTAGGCTAAACATCATGGTAGAACCCCTGATTTCTGGTATTGTTCTAGGTTTAATCCCGGTGACGATCGCAGGTTTGTTTGTGGCGGCTTATCTTCAATACAAGCGCGGAAATCAACTCGGTCTATAATTGGCTGGTTATCCCTCATCCTGTTATGGGATGGGGGAAAGTTATTTTTAAGGTTAGAAACGTTGGGTTTCTGCTTTTTGGTGTAAGGCTTGTAACAGGTCTTGGGTGGAGAAGGGCTTGGGGAGAAAGTCCTGGAAGCCGAGTTGCTGGAGTTGCTTGACGGCTTCTTTGGAGTTGAGGCCGCTCATGGCGATCGCATACACGTCTGGATTGAGGCGGCGCAATAGCGGTAGAATGCTAGGGCCATCCATCAAGGGCATCATGATATCCATTAAGACGCAGTAGATCTCCTCTTGATGTTCGGCATAAAGCGCGATCGCTTCTACCCCATCATTGGCTGTTAAGACTTGATAGTTATACGCTTCTAAGATTGTTTTGGTGGTTTCGCAAATCATCGCTTCATCATCCACCACCAAAATCAACTCTTGCTGTCCTAATAAAGGTTCTAACTCATCAGCAGGGGGAATCGCCGCCGATTGACTGGCTGGTAAGTAAAGGTGAAACTGACTGCCTTGGTTCACTTCGCTTTGCACATCCACAAAGCCGCCATGACTTTTAATAATGCCCAACACGGCTGAAAGTCCTAACCCAGTGCCTTTCCCAACTTCTTTGGTGGTGAAGAAGGGATCGAAAATCCGTTCTTGGATTTCTTGGGGAATGCCTATCCCCGTATCCGATATCGTCACCCGGACATAAGGCCCCACTTTAGCATCAAGGTGCTTGCGGGCGGAGGATTCATCTAGGATTAGGTTGCGGGCCGTCATGCTTAACGTTCCGCCATTGGGCATAGCATCGCGGGCGTTAACGCAGAGATTCATCAACACCTGATGCAATTGAGTCGCATCGCCCGATACTGTCCACAAGTCGGCAGCACTATCAATTTGAATTTCAATAGACTTGGGAAGCGTCTGCTGAATAATGGTTTCAATCTCAATCAGCAGGTGATGAATTTGAAGAGAAACCCGCTTTCCTTCGACACTGCGGGCAAAAGACAGGATTTGCCGGATAAGCTGCGCCCCCCGTTGGGCGCTAGTTTCCAGCATTTTCAACATCTGCTGGGTTTGATCGTTCAGGTAGGGAAATTTGAGTTGCAGGAGTTGGACGCCTGTGAGGATGGGGGTGAGAATGTTATTGAGGTCGTGAGCAATGCCGCTGGCTAAGGTACCGAGACTTTCTAAGCGTTGCGCCCGGAGAAATTGGGCTTCTAGTTGCTTTTTCTCGGTAATATCCATGTGGATGCCTGTCATTTGTAGCGGGTTGCCATAGTCGTCGCGAAACAGGCTGCTTTTAACGGCTATCCATCGGGTTTCGCCATGTCCATCAATAATGCGAAACTCGGTATCAAGACCTTGACCGTCTAGTACGGCTTGGGCCAGTTCTTGTTCAACTTTGGGACGATCCTCAGAATGTAGGGTTTGAATCCATTGCTCGTATTGAGAATCAAAACTACCGGGTTTGAAGCCATAGAGGGCTTCGAGTTCGACTGTCCAGGTAAATTGATTGGATTGAATATTCCATTCAAAGGTGCCAATTTTGGCGGCCTTTTGTGCCAGTTCTAGGCGTTGTTGAATCCGCTGTCGCCATTCAATTTCCTGTTTTAACAGTTGGTTGGTGGTTTCAAGTTCGGCGGTGCGTTCTTGCACGCGCAGTTCAAGAATTTCGTTGGCTTCCCGTAAGGCGACGGCCGCTTGTTTGCGTTCGATGGCATAGCGGAGCGATCGCGCTAAAATCTCTTGATTAAGATGGCGCTTGACGAGATAATCTTGCGCCCCATGTCGAACCGCTTCGACGGCGAGTTCATCGTCGTTAGTATTGGTCAATACGACGATAGGTAAGCTGGGAACGCGGTCGATAAGTAAGTCTAAAGAGGCTAATCCCGTACTGTCGGGCAGGGTTAAGTCGAGGAGAATAATGTCAAACGCATGGTTGCGCGGGGCAGTTGATTCGCGATTCTTGCCACTGGGGGGCAGTTTCTCACCGAGTTGGATTAAGGCTTCTCCCAACCGCTTGACATGAACTAGGTGAAAGCGGTTGAGAAAAGTCATGAGCAGAAATTCTTGCAGTAAACGAGCTTCTGCGACATTATCCTCGACCAGCAGTAGATTGATATCAATCCGACTTACGGGCTTTTCGGTGGCAGGACTGCCGTTTCTAACCAAAATTCCTCAATCCCCCGGACAATTCTGAACAGTTGAGTTAAATTCCGCGATTTGGAGATGTAGCAGTTGACGTGTAAATCGTAGCTTTTGGAAATATCCTCCTCGTTGCGAGAGGTGGTGAGAACGACAACGGGAATATGTTTGAGGGATGGGTCTGATTTAATTTCTGCGAGGACTTCTCGCCCATCTTTTTTGGGGAGATTGAGATCGAGCAAAATCAAGTCAGGGCGGATCGCTTCTGCATATTCTCCATCTTTGCGAAGATAAGCCATCGCTTCCATCCCGTCGCGGGCGACGATCACTTCATATTCCGTTGTCGTACTTTTGAGGGCTTCTTGGATTAACCGGATATCGCCCCGGTTATCTTCCACCAAAAAGATAGTTTTTCTTGCGTCCACTGACATGATTGCGATCGCGTCCTCCTACAGGAATGGTGAAATAGAAGGTTGACCCTTGACCTAATTCTGATTCCACCCAGATTCGTCCTCGGTGACACTCAACAATCTTTTTACAAATTGCCAGTCCCATTCCAGAACCAGGATATTCATCGCGGGTGTGCAGGCGTTGGAAAATGACGAAAATGCGATCGCTAAACTGCGGATCGAAACCAATGCCATTATCCTTAACGGAAAATAGCCACGCTTCCTCTTGACGTTGCACGCCAATATGGACTTTGGGCGCTTGGTCTTTTTGCTTAAACTTAATGGCGTTGCCCACTAAGTTCTGGAACAATTGCATCAATTGAGTTCCATCGGCCACAATCGTTGGCATCGGGTCGAAGGTAATCTCCGCCTCGGTTTCGCCAATACGGCCGCGCAAGTTATTTAAAGCCCGCTTTAAAGCATCGCCCACCGTCGTCAATTCCCAATCAATGCCCTGCAAGTCTACCTTAGAGTAGGCCAGCACGTCATCAATCAGCGTTTGCATTAAACTGACGCCTTCTACCGCAAAATCAATAAATTCGGTAGCGTCGTTATCCAATTGGCTGTGGTAGCGCATTTCTAGCAACTGCACGTAATTCGCCACTTGGTTGAGGGGTTCTTGCAAATCGTGGGAAGCGACGTAGGCAAATTTCTTTAACTCGGCGTTAGACCGTTCTAAATCTTGGGCCAAAATAGCCAATTCTTCCGCTTGTCGCAAAACAATGTTGACAATGGCTTTCCTTAATTCCAGGGTTGCCTTAATTTCAACCGGCTTCCAGGGTAAAGACTTGAGGCGAACGGTTTCTTTCCACAACTCAAAGGACTTGCGAGGACACAGGCGCAAATCGTTCCCCGATTCTTTGAGTTCGTAAGCGTGATGCGGATCGCCCCCCCAATTCACGGTTTGAATCACTTCCGGACGGAACCACAACACGTAACTCCGCTTGGAAATGGGAATCGCTAACAGTCCGCTAGCCACGTCTTTAAACCGTTCGGCATCCGAGTAAATGAGGGGCAGAGAATCGGTATAGAAAATTTCGGAATCAACGGTTTTACCCAACCATTGGGCTAAATAGTTGAGTTCTTCTTCTGAGGGGGTTTGTCCTAATGTCGTCCAGCGTCCGCCAAAACAAATCGCCGCCCCTTTGGCATTGGCTAA
Proteins encoded in this window:
- a CDS encoding ATP-binding protein — its product is MVDANLDIQDLNLTRLKQPSIHLLTQVQPHGVLLVLQEPDLTVLQASQNTATAFGISAAQIITQTLDSILDSYQVDRFREALAADNLEIINPTKVWVRHKNDDYRVFDAIFHRSADGFLVLELEPALTHESIPFLSFYHLARASINQLEATSNLQDFCQVIVQEVRNVTGFDRVMLYKFDDDGHGEVLAEDKLDEMESYLGLHYPESDIPQPARKMFLSNWIRVIPDAKAEAVPLYPAQNPITQQPVDLTLSILRSAYPCHLEYLHNMGVGSSLTISLMKDQQLWGLIACHHRTPKYIPYELRKACEFLGRVIFAEISTREEEADHNYRLKLANVQSALIEQMSEDENFIDGLVQHEPNLLDLANAKGAAICFGGRWTTLGQTPSEEELNYLAQWLGKTVDSEIFYTDSLPLIYSDAERFKDVASGLLAIPISKRSYVLWFRPEVIQTVNWGGDPHHAYELKESGNDLRLCPRKSFELWKETVRLKSLPWKPVEIKATLELRKAIVNIVLRQAEELAILAQDLERSNAELKKFAYVASHDLQEPLNQVANYVQLLEMRYHSQLDNDATEFIDFAVEGVSLMQTLIDDVLAYSKVDLQGIDWELTTVGDALKRALNNLRGRIGETEAEITFDPMPTIVADGTQLMQLFQNLVGNAIKFKQKDQAPKVHIGVQRQEEAWLFSVKDNGIGFDPQFSDRIFVIFQRLHTRDEYPGSGMGLAICKKIVECHRGRIWVESELGQGSTFYFTIPVGGRDRNHVSGRKKNYLFGGR
- the petG gene encoding cytochrome b6-f complex subunit V, coding for MVEPLISGIVLGLIPVTIAGLFVAAYLQYKRGNQLGL
- a CDS encoding response regulator, encoding MSVDARKTIFLVEDNRGDIRLIQEALKSTTTEYEVIVARDGMEAMAYLRKDGEYAEAIRPDLILLDLNLPKKDGREVLAEIKSDPSLKHIPVVVLTTSRNEEDISKSYDLHVNCYISKSRNLTQLFRIVRGIEEFWLETAVLPPKSP
- a CDS encoding response regulator produces the protein MVRNGSPATEKPVSRIDINLLLVEDNVAEARLLQEFLLMTFLNRFHLVHVKRLGEALIQLGEKLPPSGKNRESTAPRNHAFDIILLDLTLPDSTGLASLDLLIDRVPSLPIVVLTNTNDDELAVEAVRHGAQDYLVKRHLNQEILARSLRYAIERKQAAVALREANEILELRVQERTAELETTNQLLKQEIEWRQRIQQRLELAQKAAKIGTFEWNIQSNQFTWTVELEALYGFKPGSFDSQYEQWIQTLHSEDRPKVEQELAQAVLDGQGLDTEFRIIDGHGETRWIAVKSSLFRDDYGNPLQMTGIHMDITEKKQLEAQFLRAQRLESLGTLASGIAHDLNNILTPILTGVQLLQLKFPYLNDQTQQMLKMLETSAQRGAQLIRQILSFARSVEGKRVSLQIHHLLIEIETIIQQTLPKSIEIQIDSAADLWTVSGDATQLHQVLMNLCVNARDAMPNGGTLSMTARNLILDESSARKHLDAKVGPYVRVTISDTGIGIPQEIQERIFDPFFTTKEVGKGTGLGLSAVLGIIKSHGGFVDVQSEVNQGSQFHLYLPASQSAAIPPADELEPLLGQQELILVVDDEAMICETTKTILEAYNYQVLTANDGVEAIALYAEHQEEIYCVLMDIMMPLMDGPSILPLLRRLNPDVYAIAMSGLNSKEAVKQLQQLGFQDFLPKPFSTQDLLQALHQKAETQRF